Proteins encoded together in one Hevea brasiliensis isolate MT/VB/25A 57/8 chromosome 16, ASM3005281v1, whole genome shotgun sequence window:
- the LOC110673157 gene encoding uncharacterized protein LOC110673157 — translation MLRHNLDVMHIEKNVFENIFNTVMNVEGKTKDNAKSREDLKEFCHRPELERDMATGKYPKACYTLDKQSKAVLCEWLKNLRFPDGYVSNMGRCIDMRKLKLFGMKSHDCHVFMQRLLPIAFRELLPKNVWQALTELSNFFRELTSTTLREEAMLQLNEEIPIILCKLERIFPPSFFDSMEHLPVHLAYEAWIAGPVQYRWMYPFERYLRKLKNNVKNKAKVEGSICNAYLVEEASSFCAHYFEPHVNTRHRKVPRNDDTVEHMDEHLGNLSIFTHSGRPLGKGKVRYLTEQEFQAAQMYILLNCIEVKPYIE, via the exons ATGCTTCGCCACAACTTGGATGTCATGCATATAGAGAAAAAtgtatttgaaaatatttttaatactgtgATGAATGTTGAAGGGAAGACGAAGGACAATGCAAAATCAAGAGAAGATTTGAAAGAGTTTTGTCACCGACCTGAGTTAGAGAGGGATATGGCAACAGGAAAGTATCCTAAAGCATGTTACACATTAGACAAACAATCAAAAGCAGTGTTGTGTGAATGGCTTAAAAATCTTAGATTCCCAGATGGTTATGTGTCAAACATGGGTAGGTGTATAGACATGCGAAAACTAAAGTTGtttgggatgaaaagccatgattGTCATGTCTTTATGCAAAGATTACTCCCAATAGCATTTAGGGAATTGCTTCCAAAAAATGTGTGGCAAGCATTGACCGAATTGAGCAATTTCTTTAGAGAGTTAACTTCAACAACACTTAGAGAAGAAGCCATGTTACAGCTCAATGAAGAGATTCCTATTATATTATGTAAACTAGAGCGTATATTCCCTCCAAGTTTCTTTGACTCCATGGAACATCTCCCAGTGCATTTGGCTTATGAAGCATGGATTGCTGGTCCTGTGCAATATCGGTGGATGTATCCATTTGAGAG GTACCTTAGGAAGTTAAAaaataatgtgaaaaataaagccaaaGTGGAAGGTTCCATATGCAATGCATACTTAGTTGAAGAAGCATCGTCATTCTGCGCTCATTATTTTGAACCCCATGTCAACACAAGGCATCGAAAGGTTCCACGCAATGATGATACAGTCGAACATATGGATGAACATCTAGGGAATCTATCAATTTTCACTCATTCCGGTAGGCCACTGGGAAAAGGAAAGGTTAGATATCTCACAGAACAAGAATTTCAAGCAGCACAAATGTACATCTTGTTGAATTGTATAGAAGTAAAACCGTACATTGAGTAA